The following proteins are encoded in a genomic region of Rhinolophus ferrumequinum isolate MPI-CBG mRhiFer1 chromosome 17, mRhiFer1_v1.p, whole genome shotgun sequence:
- the CCR9 gene encoding C-C chemokine receptor type 9: MTPTEFTSFVPNLSDEYGYDSSSSIDDYVNFNFTDFFCKKSNVRQFASHFLPPLYWLVFIVGTVGNSLVVLVYWYCTRVKTMTDTFLLNLAIADLLFLFTLPFWAIASADQWKFQTFMCKVVNSMYKMNFYSCVLLIMCISVDRYIAVAQAMKAQTWRQKRLLYSKMVCVTVWLVAAMLCIPEILYSQTKEESDVTVCTMVYPHDESTKLKSTVLTLKVILGFFLPFVVMACCYTIIIHTLTQAKKSSKHKALRVTITVLTVFVLSQFPYNCVLLVQTVDAYVTFVSNCAISTNIDICLQVTQTIAFFHSCLNPVLYVFVGERFRRDLVKTLKNLGCISQAQWVSFTRREGSLKLSSMLETTSGALSL; encoded by the coding sequence AGTTTTGTCCCTAACCTGTCTGACGAGTACGGCTACGACTCCTCATCTTCCATAGACGACTACGTGAACTTCAACTTCACGGACTTCTTCTGCAAGAAAAGCAACGTCAGGCAGTTTGCGAGCCACTTCCTCCCGCCGCTGTACTGGCTGGTGTTCATTGTGGGCACCGTGGGCAACAGCCTGGTCGTCCTCGTCTACTGGTACTGCACTCGAGTGAAGACCATGACCGACACGTTCCTGCTGAACCTGGCGATCGCtgacctcctcttcctcttcactcTTCCCTTCTGGGCCATCGCCTCTGCTGACCAGTGGAAATTCCAGACCTTCATGTGCAAGGTGGTGAACAGCATGTACAAGATGAACTTCTACAGCTGTGTGCTGCTAATCATGTGTATCAGCGTGGACAGGTACATCGCCGTCGCCCAGGCCATGAAGGCGCAGACCTGGAGGCAGAAAaggcttctgtacagcaaaatgGTTTGTGTGACTGTCTGGCTCGTGGCGGCCATGCTCTGCATCCCGGAAATCCTGTACAGCCAAACCAAGGAGGAATCTGATGTTACCGTCTGCACCATGGTTTACCCTCATGACGAGAGCACCAAACTGAAGTCGACTGTCTTGACCCTGAAGGTGATCCTgggcttcttccttccctttgtgGTCATGGCTTGCTGCTACACCATCATCATTCACACTCTCACCCAAGCCAAGAAGTCGTCCAAGCACAAGGCCCTCAGGGTGACCATCACTGTCCTTACTGTCTTCGTCCTGTCTCAGTTCCCCTACAACTGCGTTCTGTTGGTGCAGACCGTCGATGCCTATGTCACGTTCGTCTCCAACTGTGCCATTTCCACCAACATTGACATCTGCCTCCAGGTCACTCAAACCATTGCCTTTTTCCACAGTTGCCTGAACCCTGTTCTCTACGTCTTTGTGGGGGAGCGATTCCGCCGGGATCTGGTGAAAACCCTGAAGAACCTGGGTTGCATCAGCCAGGCTCAGTGGGTCTCCTTCACAAGGAGAGAGGGGAGCTTGAAGCTGTCATCTATGCTGGAGACAACCTCGGGAGCTCTCTCCCTCTGA